A window of Bacteroidota bacterium contains these coding sequences:
- a CDS encoding ABC transporter permease gives MNKIGYIIKREYLIRIRKRTFWILTFLLPFLYAGIIGFSVYMHTSVKSKSQHVSVIDNSGQFLDVFKNSEEIHFEYVNPNIEKSIMELLKEEDNMHLLVIPEINIEEPTGIRMYSSKKSSSKTMSIARNFINHKIKYLRIKELGLDEKVIKELDANVEIDYKKVGEQGLEDDNTPLASGIAGLAGFLNYMFIFIYGSLVMRGVHEEKSNRIVEIIISSVRPFELMMGKIIGIALVGLTQFLLWVLLIAVLTMGGLSLADIGSSPASEGLTTVLSGFSTINMTKVVLTFVFFFVGGYLLYSSLFASIAAAVDNQSDMQQFMLPLTIPLIISLISVQAIIQAPHSNIAIWLSLIPLTSPISMMARISFGVPTIELVSSMLLLVIGFVGTTWIASKIYRIGILIYGSKISYKELWKWLFYK, from the coding sequence ATAAAGAGAGAATATTTAATAAGAATAAGAAAAAGAACTTTTTGGATTCTTACTTTCTTGTTGCCGTTTTTGTACGCAGGGATTATTGGGTTTTCTGTTTATATGCACACATCTGTAAAATCAAAATCTCAGCATGTAAGTGTAATTGATAATAGTGGACAATTTCTTGATGTTTTTAAAAATAGCGAAGAGATTCATTTTGAATATGTAAATCCGAATATCGAAAAATCAATAATGGAATTATTAAAAGAGGAGGATAATATGCACCTTTTGGTAATTCCTGAAATTAATATTGAAGAACCAACAGGAATTAGGATGTATTCCAGTAAAAAAAGCAGTTCGAAAACAATGTCAATTGCAAGGAATTTTATTAATCACAAAATAAAATATTTAAGGATAAAAGAATTGGGCTTGGATGAAAAAGTGATAAAGGAACTTGATGCAAATGTTGAGATTGATTACAAAAAAGTAGGGGAGCAGGGATTGGAAGATGATAACACTCCTTTGGCAAGTGGAATTGCCGGTCTTGCAGGTTTTTTAAATTATATGTTTATTTTTATTTACGGAAGCCTTGTTATGCGTGGTGTTCACGAAGAAAAGTCAAATAGAATAGTTGAAATAATTATTTCTTCTGTACGTCCTTTTGAATTGATGATGGGAAAAATTATCGGAATTGCTCTCGTTGGTTTAACACAATTTTTATTGTGGGTATTATTAATAGCGGTTCTAACAATGGGAGGATTATCACTTGCAGACATTGGTTCTTCCCCTGCAAGTGAAGGTCTAACAACTGTTTTGTCCGGTTTTTCAACAATAAACATGACTAAAGTTGTTTTAACTTTTGTATTTTTCTTTGTTGGTGGTTATTTGTTGTACAGTTCACTTTTTGCTTCAATTGCTGCGGCTGTTGATAATCAGTCTGATATGCAGCAGTTTATGTTGCCTTTAACTATCCCTCTGATAATTTCACTTATTTCAGTTCAGGCAATTATTCAGGCTCCACATAGTAATATTGCGATTTGGCTATCTTTGATTCCTTTAACATCACCAATTTCAATGATGGCTCGAATTTCTTTTGGTGTACCAACTATAGAACTTGTTTCTTCAATGCTATTGCTTGTTATAGGTTTTGTAGGAACAACATGGATAGCTTCAAAAATTTACAGAATAGGAATCTTAATTTACGGGTCAAAAATATCTTATAAAGAACTGTGGAAGTGGCTTTTTTATAAGTAG